In Caproicibacterium amylolyticum, a genomic segment contains:
- a CDS encoding flagellar FlbD family protein encodes MIMLTKLNGVEFALNDELIETISEMPDTTITMTNKNLYIVQESTSEVVDKIVDFRREVFRGLTNVK; translated from the coding sequence ATGATTATGCTTACGAAACTGAATGGTGTGGAGTTTGCACTCAATGATGAGTTGATAGAAACTATCTCTGAAATGCCAGATACCACCATTACAATGACCAATAAAAATCTGTATATTGTGCAGGAAAGTACAAGCGAAGTTGTTGACAAAATTGTCGATTTTCGCAGAGAAGTATTCCGCGGGTTAACCAATGTGAAATGA
- a CDS encoding OmpA/MotB family protein — MSRRNKGGDEDTGTWLNTYADMVTLLLTFFIVMYSMSSVNQEKFQALVKVMTGNDPNGKQVVIMQNDTSTSGGTSGYVSGATASGSESLPSTMDALYQYLSDYVKNNKKEADIEVTKNGTGVVYIKFSNAMMFKPDDSILTKEAQVTLDFLGKGLKNMESKIQRIQVEGHTADTGDPNYPVNDWKLSGERAASVVTFLDDNKDIKDSLFLSIGYGNSHPTADNSTEAGRIKNRRVEIKIYGTESNLKAADAILAGTYDPSKYPTAEGNLGKTTTSKTTSQPASSKASVSSGAASAQSKVSPYKD; from the coding sequence ATGAGTAGAAGGAATAAAGGCGGCGATGAGGATACCGGTACATGGCTGAATACATATGCAGATATGGTTACTTTGCTGCTGACTTTCTTTATTGTCATGTACAGTATGTCCAGTGTGAACCAAGAGAAGTTTCAGGCGCTGGTAAAAGTTATGACAGGCAATGATCCCAATGGTAAGCAGGTAGTAATTATGCAGAATGATACCAGTACATCGGGTGGTACTTCCGGCTATGTCAGTGGTGCAACTGCAAGCGGCAGTGAATCACTTCCGAGTACAATGGATGCTCTGTATCAGTACCTTTCTGATTATGTGAAAAATAATAAAAAAGAGGCTGACATTGAGGTTACCAAAAACGGAACCGGTGTTGTGTACATTAAGTTCAGCAACGCGATGATGTTTAAGCCGGATGATTCTATCCTGACAAAGGAAGCTCAGGTTACTCTTGATTTTTTGGGCAAGGGTTTAAAGAATATGGAGTCGAAAATTCAGCGTATTCAAGTGGAGGGTCATACGGCAGACACCGGCGACCCGAACTACCCGGTAAATGACTGGAAACTTTCCGGTGAACGCGCCGCAAGTGTGGTTACATTTCTGGACGACAATAAGGATATTAAAGATTCTTTGTTTTTGTCTATCGGTTATGGCAACAGCCACCCAACTGCTGACAATTCAACCGAGGCTGGCCGAATTAAGAACCGCCGTGTTGAAATTAAAATTTACGGCACAGAGTCGAATTTGAAGGCTGCAGATGCTATTTTAGCCGGTACTTATGACCCCAGCAAATACCCGACTGCTGAAGGAAATTTGGGAAAAACCACAACTTCCAAGACGACTTCTCAGCCTGCCTCATCAAAGGCATCCGTTTCTTCGGGCGCAGCCTCTGCCCAGTCTAAAGTATCTCCCTACAAAGACTGA
- a CDS encoding flagellar hook assembly protein FlgD: MAGVNAYDSQNYSTANRVTGTNYGTTVFTDKKNNSNLDSSDFLNLMVAELKNQDFMSPMDNTEYVSQMAQFSSMQAMQELSEYSKTNYAMSLVGKQVTASRNTVSGKLDTTTGIVRKVSLVNNEYVVYVGGNGKSYSLDQIMNVQQPLEKGECEVDTTGLSPLYSNVTGTTANVNWAYSTEEMSVQKGLTYDVYYSKDGPLTTIDKVKAATKVSGSLTGITDESELKKTLTNLDPDTTYYYNVLVTDSNGNQNIYKSQTFKTKRAS; this comes from the coding sequence ATGGCAGGGGTAAATGCTTACGATTCACAAAACTACAGTACCGCAAACCGTGTAACCGGTACAAATTACGGTACTACAGTTTTTACCGACAAAAAGAACAACAGCAATCTGGATTCCAGCGATTTTCTGAATTTGATGGTTGCTGAACTGAAGAACCAGGATTTTATGAGTCCGATGGACAATACAGAGTATGTTTCACAGATGGCCCAATTTTCCAGCATGCAGGCTATGCAGGAACTTTCCGAGTATTCAAAAACGAACTACGCGATGTCACTTGTTGGCAAGCAGGTTACTGCTTCACGCAACACGGTCAGCGGAAAACTGGACACCACAACAGGCATTGTTCGAAAAGTTTCTTTGGTGAACAATGAATATGTGGTCTATGTTGGCGGGAACGGCAAAAGCTACTCTCTGGATCAAATCATGAATGTGCAGCAGCCGCTTGAAAAGGGCGAATGTGAAGTTGATACAACAGGATTGTCCCCGCTTTACTCAAATGTGACCGGCACCACGGCAAACGTAAATTGGGCATATTCCACAGAGGAAATGTCAGTTCAAAAGGGCCTTACCTATGACGTGTACTACTCAAAAGACGGTCCGCTTACTACAATAGACAAGGTTAAGGCTGCCACAAAGGTTTCCGGTTCGCTTACGGGCATTACAGACGAGTCTGAATTGAAAAAGACCCTGACGAATCTTGATCCGGACACCACCTATTACTACAATGTTTTGGTTACAGATTCCAACGGAAACCAGAACATCTACAAATCACAGACCTTTAAGACGAAAAGAGCAAGCTAA
- a CDS encoding flagellar hook-length control protein FliK: protein METAQVQRDAVPMSKLRRLDKGSNATSTAVQSGDAFAAIFEMMAQSLQQGNNFLSPAAGDSSTLTSGVQQTADGTQKAGNSLMQQLAGALLAQNPQLAAFLRADDTQAQQMLSSLKLPADVQQMMLSLRQTMAAELGQQTAAAPTVQTAVQTSVQGAAENTAAVQQTAVQGSKNTAESTNSVQNQNLSTLKGEASAEEQPDTVLQAVNQFVQNVREAKKLMNNPQQKSNQSTGKDEIDVDALQNHAQASRPTINAATLKSVGDLQTQTADLTSQIKKGIAENLLTGKQDFVIKLKPDGLGEITVKLTEKAGEATTLHLLTANAETARLINSDLDSLKDAMRPLQVVVESAQSQQTGNGSEQTGQQMTQQQQFNAFAQHSGNRHNYYGLQYSESDDAAQEAASTAEVQSESILNSYI from the coding sequence ATGGAAACAGCACAGGTACAGCGTGATGCGGTTCCAATGTCCAAACTTCGAAGATTGGATAAGGGAAGCAATGCGACCAGCACAGCGGTGCAAAGTGGGGATGCTTTTGCAGCTATCTTTGAGATGATGGCGCAGTCCCTGCAGCAGGGAAATAATTTCCTGTCACCCGCAGCGGGTGACAGCAGTACACTTACCAGCGGAGTGCAGCAGACAGCAGACGGTACACAGAAAGCCGGAAACAGTCTGATGCAGCAGTTGGCTGGTGCATTGCTTGCACAAAACCCGCAGCTGGCCGCTTTTTTGCGGGCGGATGACACACAGGCGCAGCAGATGCTTTCCAGCCTGAAACTGCCCGCAGACGTTCAGCAGATGATGCTCTCTTTGCGTCAGACAATGGCTGCGGAACTTGGGCAGCAGACAGCGGCGGCTCCGACAGTTCAGACTGCGGTGCAGACATCAGTGCAGGGAGCAGCTGAAAATACGGCTGCGGTACAGCAGACTGCAGTACAGGGCAGCAAAAATACTGCGGAAAGCACGAATTCTGTTCAGAATCAGAACCTCTCCACTCTAAAAGGAGAAGCATCTGCTGAGGAACAGCCGGATACAGTTTTACAGGCGGTAAATCAGTTCGTACAGAATGTACGGGAAGCAAAAAAGCTAATGAACAATCCACAACAGAAATCCAACCAGAGCACGGGAAAGGACGAAATCGACGTGGATGCTTTACAAAATCATGCGCAGGCTTCCCGCCCGACAATAAATGCAGCAACATTGAAATCTGTCGGAGATTTACAGACGCAGACAGCAGACCTTACTTCCCAGATTAAAAAGGGAATTGCGGAAAATTTGCTGACTGGAAAGCAGGACTTTGTAATTAAACTGAAACCGGATGGATTGGGCGAGATTACCGTTAAGCTCACTGAAAAAGCCGGCGAAGCTACTACCCTGCATCTTTTGACTGCCAATGCGGAAACTGCGAGGCTCATTAACAGTGACCTTGATTCTTTGAAGGATGCCATGCGGCCGCTTCAGGTTGTTGTTGAGTCGGCACAGTCGCAGCAGACCGGCAATGGTTCTGAGCAAACCGGCCAGCAGATGACGCAGCAGCAGCAATTCAACGCTTTTGCGCAGCATTCCGGAAACCGGCACAACTATTATGGACTCCAGTATTCCGAATCAGACGATGCGGCGCAGGAAGCCGCTTCCACAGCAGAAGTTCAGAGTGAAAGTATTCTGAACTCTTACATTTAA
- a CDS encoding motility protein A, with amino-acid sequence MDLNSILGLILGIGLIVMGILTNTDSATHAIKTLPASTLLNFYDVPSILIVIGGTVACLMIAFPISQFKKIGKHLKIIISPNKYDPSDYIAKIVEFAKKARVSGLLALEEDIENVEDPFMKSSLMMVVDSVDPEKVKQQMETELDYLEDRHSQDRALYDKGAAFAPGFGMIGTLIGLINLMKHLDDASAVGPNMAVALITTFYGSFISNMIFIPISNKLRVRHEEEMLCKMIICEGVQGIQAGENPKFIESRLSELLPRGMYTSTEGEEYDGKPAKKGKKGKK; translated from the coding sequence ATGGATCTTAACTCAATTTTAGGCTTGATACTTGGCATCGGTCTGATTGTGATGGGTATATTGACGAACACAGATTCGGCAACGCATGCAATCAAAACATTACCAGCCAGTACGCTGTTAAACTTTTATGACGTACCAAGTATTCTGATTGTTATTGGCGGTACGGTTGCCTGTTTGATGATTGCTTTCCCGATAAGCCAATTCAAAAAAATTGGGAAGCACTTGAAAATTATTATTTCACCAAACAAGTATGACCCCAGCGATTATATTGCGAAAATTGTAGAATTTGCTAAAAAAGCACGTGTCAGCGGACTGCTCGCCCTGGAAGAAGATATTGAGAACGTAGAAGACCCATTCATGAAAAGCAGCCTGATGATGGTAGTTGACTCTGTTGACCCTGAAAAAGTAAAACAGCAAATGGAAACAGAACTGGATTACTTGGAAGACAGACATAGTCAAGACCGAGCGCTGTATGACAAAGGCGCGGCTTTTGCTCCTGGCTTTGGTATGATTGGCACATTGATAGGCCTGATCAATTTGATGAAGCATTTGGATGATGCAAGTGCTGTTGGCCCAAACATGGCTGTTGCATTAATTACAACTTTTTATGGTTCTTTCATTTCCAACATGATTTTTATCCCGATTTCCAACAAGCTCCGTGTGCGTCATGAAGAAGAAATGCTGTGCAAAATGATTATATGCGAAGGTGTGCAGGGCATACAAGCAGGTGAAAACCCGAAGTTTATTGAATCCCGTCTTTCAGAACTTCTGCCGCGCGGTATGTATACTTCCACTGAGGGTGAAGAGTATGATGGAAAGCCAGCCAAGAAAGGTAAGAAGGGTAAAAAATAA
- the fliI gene encoding flagellar protein export ATPase FliI, with the protein MERGFWKTEAYKQAIRLSEPYTHYGKIVQISGLTIEATGLVCKIGDVCRIGVDDRGKDILAEAVGISGHKVFLMPYQDTDGIGFGSLVVNTGRKLMIGVGGQMVGRSVDALGNPIDSGPPIPIEAYYPINGAPCNPMERPPISEIMELGVKCIDGLMTIGKGQRMGIFAGSGVGKSTLMGMIARNVKADINVIALVGERGREVVEFINRDLGEEGIRRSVLVVATSDQPAMMRHKCALTATTIAEYFRDQGKHVLLMMDSLTRFAMAQREIGLSIGEAPVARGYTPSIYTALPKLLERSGNFERGSITGIYTVLVEGDDTNEPVADTVRSIIDGHIMLSRKIAAQNHYPAIDVLNSVSRLMSEIAGPEQKDSAGRLRNMMAVYRDHEDLISIGAYKTGTNPALDEAIRHIKKINTFLCQKVDEKFDFLDTVALLKKAVS; encoded by the coding sequence GTGGAACGCGGATTTTGGAAAACAGAAGCCTATAAACAGGCAATTCGGCTTTCTGAACCATATACGCATTACGGAAAAATTGTGCAGATATCCGGCTTGACGATTGAAGCGACCGGTTTGGTATGCAAGATTGGTGATGTGTGCCGAATTGGAGTAGATGACAGAGGCAAGGATATTCTGGCAGAGGCAGTTGGCATTTCCGGTCATAAAGTATTTTTAATGCCGTATCAGGATACAGACGGTATAGGCTTTGGCAGCCTAGTGGTCAACACCGGCCGCAAGTTGATGATTGGCGTTGGCGGCCAGATGGTTGGGCGTTCCGTCGATGCACTGGGTAACCCGATAGATAGCGGGCCGCCGATTCCGATTGAAGCGTACTACCCAATCAATGGTGCTCCCTGCAACCCTATGGAACGTCCTCCAATTTCAGAAATCATGGAACTCGGTGTAAAGTGCATTGACGGATTGATGACCATCGGCAAGGGTCAGAGAATGGGAATCTTTGCAGGCAGCGGTGTTGGCAAAAGTACGCTGATGGGTATGATTGCGCGTAACGTAAAAGCAGACATCAACGTAATTGCGCTGGTGGGTGAACGTGGACGTGAAGTCGTGGAGTTTATTAACCGTGACTTGGGCGAGGAGGGTATCCGCCGTTCCGTCCTTGTAGTGGCGACTTCTGACCAGCCGGCTATGATGCGCCACAAATGTGCGTTGACTGCCACCACAATCGCCGAGTATTTTCGTGACCAGGGGAAACATGTACTGCTGATGATGGACTCCCTAACACGTTTTGCAATGGCACAGCGTGAAATTGGTTTGAGTATTGGTGAAGCGCCGGTTGCCCGCGGTTATACACCGTCTATTTATACGGCTCTTCCGAAATTGTTGGAACGTTCCGGTAATTTTGAAAGGGGTTCAATCACCGGTATCTATACGGTTCTGGTTGAAGGTGATGATACCAACGAACCTGTGGCCGATACCGTGAGAAGTATTATCGACGGACATATCATGCTGTCCCGTAAAATTGCTGCACAGAACCATTATCCGGCGATTGATGTGTTAAACAGCGTCAGCCGTCTGATGAGCGAAATTGCAGGGCCTGAACAGAAAGATTCCGCTGGCCGCCTGCGTAATATGATGGCGGTTTACCGCGACCATGAAGACTTGATTTCAATCGGTGCTTACAAAACCGGCACCAATCCGGCTCTGGATGAAGCAATCCGGCATATTAAGAAAATCAATACCTTTCTTTGTCAAAAGGTTGATGAAAAGTTTGATTTTTTGGATACCGTTGCTCTGCTGAAAAAGGCGGTAAGCTGA
- a CDS encoding TIGR02530 family flagellar biosynthesis protein — translation MSELNIYRNTSIVTGKPALRPTPEKTQIHQEETSAESFEALFSQALQNRESSSSVSFSKHAAARMQERSINLTMDGMERLNKGVELARNKGLDDTLILMDKNAFVVSAQNKTVITAVDGNELTGNVFTNIDGTVVI, via the coding sequence TTGAGTGAACTGAATATCTATCGAAATACTTCGATTGTTACCGGAAAGCCCGCACTTCGGCCGACTCCGGAAAAGACACAGATTCATCAGGAGGAAACTTCCGCTGAATCATTTGAGGCACTGTTTAGTCAGGCACTGCAGAACAGGGAAAGTTCCAGCAGCGTATCTTTTTCCAAACATGCTGCCGCACGAATGCAGGAGCGAAGCATTAATCTTACAATGGATGGTATGGAACGACTGAACAAAGGCGTGGAGCTGGCAAGAAACAAAGGCCTTGATGATACGCTGATTCTAATGGATAAAAATGCGTTTGTAGTCAGCGCACAGAACAAAACGGTAATAACCGCAGTTGACGGAAATGAATTAACAGGGAATGTGTTTACAAATATTGACGGAACCGTAGTGATTTAA
- a CDS encoding flagellar hook-basal body complex protein: protein MSRAMFSGVAGMKAHQSKMDVIGNNIANVNTYGYKSQRAVFSDVYYQTLNAATRGTATKGGTNPSTVGVGSSLLGVQTMQTQSAMQNTGYGMDAAIAGEGYFQVMDGSGNVYYTKAGMLGYDANTGYLTDVNGNFVLGYQGTNKTGTGMQKIKLDQVGSVQPKAATFSQPINGNNFTLTATNQTKEGNLSVNIASSDALPVGQAVEAVIANGTITVTLNSRTKFTSLDDLNTKINSAITVANGGKQIDAGDLNLSVDNAEAFPAGGLTGKQIAETNYGYDYGTIELGTGGIFGGFKLDSVGATFAKENDTDKATFGLVRHPADTATNTEEYFEMSCKIGTKTYTGKVTKSQMTNPGKMVLANGDSTTDTITMSYPTYSTVMNSATVNVGTTWPSYDTNVTEGLKNGTILGGIKISGLADGESVTKVDVTATSSGTPPVWSVPVSVTTSTGTIYSGNVLSSSFTGGSITLNGAGGKTLTMSLPSKAEFLSASNMAASTGAANGIAFTDESGSPAAATQYNVTSTTKSKDLGLSAGSFVMTGGTEGGAVSLNEISDIAIGSNGVVTVHNSDKGTVQVGQICIATFANPSGLQAAGNNYYTSSLNSGDPHVTTPGSDSSGNLKTSALEMSNVDLSSEFADMITTQRGFQANSRIITVSDTMLEELINLKR from the coding sequence ATGAGCAGAGCAATGTTTTCCGGTGTAGCCGGCATGAAGGCTCACCAATCTAAGATGGACGTTATCGGTAATAATATCGCAAACGTGAATACATACGGATACAAATCTCAGCGTGCAGTGTTCAGTGATGTATACTATCAGACACTAAACGCTGCAACCCGCGGTACTGCCACTAAGGGCGGAACTAACCCCTCTACAGTCGGTGTTGGTTCCTCTTTGCTGGGTGTACAGACCATGCAGACGCAGTCAGCTATGCAAAACACAGGTTACGGCATGGACGCTGCCATTGCCGGTGAAGGTTATTTTCAGGTAATGGACGGCTCCGGCAATGTTTACTATACCAAGGCCGGTATGCTCGGCTACGACGCAAACACCGGTTATCTGACCGATGTCAACGGCAACTTTGTGCTGGGCTATCAGGGTACCAACAAAACCGGCACAGGCATGCAAAAAATTAAACTGGACCAGGTTGGTTCCGTACAGCCAAAGGCTGCAACATTTTCCCAGCCAATCAATGGCAACAACTTTACCCTTACCGCTACCAACCAGACCAAAGAAGGAAATTTATCCGTGAACATCGCTTCCAGCGATGCGCTTCCGGTTGGGCAGGCGGTTGAAGCAGTTATTGCAAACGGCACAATTACTGTTACGCTGAATTCCCGCACAAAGTTCACTTCACTGGACGATTTGAACACCAAGATCAATTCTGCGATTACCGTTGCAAACGGCGGCAAGCAGATTGACGCAGGCGACCTGAACCTTTCCGTTGATAATGCGGAAGCATTCCCAGCGGGCGGCCTGACAGGCAAGCAGATTGCGGAAACCAATTATGGTTATGATTACGGTACCATTGAACTTGGCACTGGCGGTATCTTTGGCGGGTTCAAGCTGGACAGCGTTGGCGCAACCTTTGCGAAGGAAAATGACACTGATAAAGCAACATTCGGTTTGGTACGTCATCCGGCGGACACCGCAACCAACACAGAAGAATATTTTGAGATGTCCTGCAAAATAGGCACAAAAACATATACCGGAAAAGTAACAAAAAGCCAAATGACAAATCCCGGCAAAATGGTACTTGCCAACGGTGACAGCACAACTGATACCATTACAATGAGTTACCCGACTTATTCTACGGTAATGAACAGTGCAACGGTTAATGTCGGTACTACTTGGCCAAGTTATGATACGAATGTTACAGAAGGCCTGAAAAATGGCACCATTCTGGGCGGTATTAAAATTTCTGGTTTGGCAGACGGTGAGTCCGTAACGAAAGTGGACGTGACCGCAACCAGCTCGGGCACGCCGCCGGTTTGGTCTGTTCCGGTCAGCGTAACTACAAGCACCGGAACAATATACTCTGGCAATGTCCTTTCCAGCAGCTTTACAGGTGGTTCCATTACATTGAATGGTGCTGGCGGCAAAACATTGACTATGTCTCTGCCGTCAAAAGCAGAATTTTTGTCTGCTTCTAATATGGCTGCTTCCACAGGTGCTGCAAACGGTATTGCTTTTACAGATGAGAGTGGCAGCCCGGCGGCAGCAACACAGTACAATGTAACCAGTACCACAAAATCAAAAGATCTTGGTTTGAGCGCCGGTTCGTTTGTTATGACAGGCGGCACAGAAGGCGGTGCGGTTTCGCTGAATGAAATTTCCGACATTGCCATTGGTTCCAATGGCGTGGTCACCGTACATAACTCAGATAAAGGTACTGTTCAGGTTGGTCAAATCTGCATTGCAACCTTTGCAAACCCTTCCGGTCTGCAGGCAGCAGGCAACAACTATTATACTTCGTCTTTGAACTCCGGCGACCCGCATGTTACAACACCGGGTTCAGACAGTTCCGGCAATTTGAAAACCAGTGCTTTGGAAATGTCCAATGTTGACCTTTCCTCGGAGTTCGCGGATATGATTACGACGCAGAGAGGCTTTCAGGCGAATTCCCGAATTATTACGGTATCCGATACGATGCTGGAAGAACTGATTAACCTGAAGCGTTAA
- the fliJ gene encoding flagellar export protein FliJ, with translation MKKFHFTLARMLEFKTQILDKEKDLLGSIRAKKNEIDEKIERFEQAVQELSDNLLQEQLKGITVEHLQFYSMQIENARRCLVQLRIEQLAMEQELQRQQVVVVKASQEVSSLEKLRDKQLEEFKYEEKRAGEEEMLEFVTGRLVRANKNSA, from the coding sequence ATGAAAAAGTTTCACTTTACGCTGGCCCGTATGTTGGAGTTCAAAACGCAGATTTTGGATAAGGAAAAGGACTTGCTTGGCAGCATTCGCGCGAAAAAGAACGAAATTGATGAGAAAATTGAGCGCTTTGAGCAGGCCGTTCAGGAACTTTCCGACAATCTTCTGCAGGAACAGCTGAAAGGCATTACCGTGGAGCACCTGCAGTTTTACAGTATGCAGATTGAAAATGCACGCCGCTGTTTGGTTCAACTGCGTATTGAGCAGTTGGCTATGGAGCAGGAACTGCAGCGCCAGCAGGTGGTGGTAGTAAAAGCTTCACAGGAGGTCAGCAGCCTCGAAAAGCTGCGGGACAAGCAACTGGAAGAATTCAAGTACGAAGAAAAGCGTGCCGGTGAAGAAGAAATGCTTGAATTTGTTACAGGTCGGTTGGTTCGTGCCAACAAAAACAGCGCTTAA
- a CDS encoding FliH/SctL family protein has product MPDIYKNSKFLENQDAVLIPDFQTSPPPSEEPQDPPQDDYVVTEEDDDSVYAEEEEEEAQEVQEVQEPLCYTEEDFQTAVSAASEKIRAELKQQAYRDIIASEGNRIRESLAKVDDLLAQLEDEHEAFMNSYRDNLAQTAIAIAEKVVLHQISEDDTCLEQLVLQNVNAAKKEEWISVKVSEELRDLVQALTKEFKKPEYANVTLEPGAYSEGTCMVESPNGVVDASVQEQIKNIGADLQRVR; this is encoded by the coding sequence TTGCCTGATATTTATAAGAATTCCAAATTCCTTGAAAATCAGGATGCTGTTCTGATACCGGATTTTCAAACTTCCCCTCCGCCAAGTGAAGAACCGCAGGATCCGCCGCAGGATGACTATGTAGTGACGGAAGAAGACGACGATTCCGTTTACGCAGAAGAAGAGGAAGAAGAAGCGCAAGAGGTACAAGAGGTACAGGAGCCGCTCTGCTATACGGAAGAAGATTTTCAGACCGCAGTTTCAGCGGCAAGTGAAAAAATTCGTGCGGAATTAAAGCAGCAAGCCTACCGTGACATTATTGCTTCCGAGGGAAACCGTATTCGGGAAAGTTTGGCTAAGGTTGATGATTTGCTGGCGCAGCTTGAAGATGAACACGAGGCATTTATGAACAGCTACCGTGACAATCTTGCACAGACCGCGATTGCAATTGCGGAAAAGGTAGTTTTGCATCAAATCAGCGAAGACGATACTTGCTTAGAGCAGTTGGTGCTGCAAAATGTAAATGCTGCCAAAAAGGAAGAATGGATTTCCGTTAAAGTTTCTGAAGAACTGCGTGATTTAGTACAAGCTTTGACCAAAGAATTTAAAAAGCCGGAGTATGCAAATGTTACGCTGGAGCCCGGTGCATATTCGGAAGGAACCTGTATGGTAGAATCTCCGAATGGAGTTGTTGATGCGTCTGTACAGGAGCAAATTAAGAATATAGGTGCTGATTTGCAACGGGTACGCTGA
- the fliM gene encoding flagellar motor switch protein FliM, whose translation MPENLSQSQIDELMKRMHSGAVDTETEKKPKVKDYDFSSPKKFTKEQLKSLNGLHDNFARVLSSYFTSTLRDVCEVEVLQIEEERYFEFNNALPDNSLTGIIDFKPEDEHYEETSLILDMTTSLGYLLVERMLGGTSHSGEVFVPQRDFTEIELTLLNSIFQQITKYLQESWCSYVPVATTLTSLETNARLLQAFSPQDVVVIAALSVTMDNYSGTITICLPAESLEEVVDSFKSRYSRAIKQQDPEKEQEKRNLIMDSIKHSDIEIKAVLDSFQMSLGDILQLQVQDVIALNKNINSDICVMVDDEPWYNAKLGVSKLKKSVKLIDVVAV comes from the coding sequence ATGCCAGAAAATCTGTCACAAAGTCAGATTGACGAATTGATGAAACGGATGCATTCCGGTGCTGTTGACACAGAAACGGAAAAAAAGCCGAAAGTCAAGGACTACGATTTCAGCTCCCCTAAGAAATTCACCAAAGAGCAGCTCAAATCTCTTAATGGCCTTCATGATAACTTTGCGCGGGTGCTTTCGTCCTACTTTACTAGTACGCTGCGGGATGTCTGTGAAGTGGAAGTCCTTCAGATTGAAGAAGAACGCTACTTTGAGTTTAACAATGCTCTGCCAGATAATTCGTTGACCGGAATTATTGACTTTAAACCGGAAGATGAGCATTACGAAGAAACCTCTTTGATTCTTGACATGACAACGAGTCTGGGGTATCTTTTAGTAGAAAGAATGCTTGGCGGAACCAGCCACAGTGGGGAAGTGTTTGTTCCGCAGCGCGATTTTACGGAGATTGAACTGACGCTGCTGAACAGCATTTTTCAGCAGATAACGAAGTATCTGCAGGAGTCCTGGTGTTCCTATGTACCAGTGGCAACTACGCTGACAAGTCTTGAAACAAACGCAAGACTTCTGCAGGCTTTTTCACCGCAGGATGTAGTTGTTATTGCGGCGCTTAGCGTAACGATGGACAATTACTCGGGGACCATAACCATTTGCCTTCCGGCGGAAAGCCTGGAGGAAGTGGTTGACAGCTTTAAAAGCAGGTATTCACGTGCTATTAAACAGCAGGATCCTGAAAAAGAGCAGGAAAAGCGCAATTTAATCATGGATTCCATTAAGCATTCTGACATTGAAATCAAGGCAGTCCTTGATTCTTTTCAAATGTCTTTGGGTGATATCCTGCAGTTACAGGTGCAGGACGTGATTGCATTGAACAAAAATATTAACAGTGACATATGCGTGATGGTTGATGACGAGCCTTGGTACAACGCCAAACTTGGTGTTTCCAAGCTGAAAAAGTCGGTCAAGCTGATCGATGTAGTTGCTGTATAG